The sequence CAGGCCCCAAGACACCCTTGCGCTTTAGTGCGCCTTACGCCCCAAATAACTATGCACAAAAGGTTGGCACAAAACTTTTCTATGTTATGACTAAAATAAGTGATATGAGCACAAATAATCAAGAAAGGAATGTGCATCAGCATTCTGTTATGATATCATTTTGTTACTAGCACTGGCTAGGGAGCAGAGAGAATTTGTGCATTGGAAACTCTGGGAAGTATTTGTTTTTCAGATTAAATCCCATTAACATACATATTTTACAGTCTTGAATTCATATATTGTTGttgtcaaattaaataaattttttagagTCAGTTGAACCTATCAGCTAGGATCAAAGGTTTGATGCCTTCCAATTCcagaaaatattcaagaaaccGTAGAATAACAATTGGCTTccaagaaaacattcaagaaacCATGGAACGACAATTGACCTTCACCACTTCAAGCGCAAATATTTCATTAGATTGTCAACATAGTTATTACAATCCATAATGACGAAGAACCACCTGAAAAACAAAAGTGCTTCGGGATTTCGGTCACATGCAAACTAGGTAATCAAAAGAGGttgttttaggaaaattaaaaaaaatatttcatcaataaaGTCTGTttgatgcaataattgtcttaAGCGACAAACgttggtcctacaattggtattagAGCCAATGTGACAGGTCACGTGATTCGCTAAGTCTTTGAGCCATGATGTTTGTGCGGAGCATTGTGGCATGTTGCCAAGTGCATGCGGCTTTGGTTGGATGGGATTGACTACGTGTATAAACGACTAGCACATTTGGGAGAGTCTGCTAGAGGCAATTAATTGTTGGAAGACTTGGACTTGGCTGTGCAAGCAAATCAACACGAGTTGGTGAATGCATTGGACACGTGTAAGTCTTAAATCTGACGTTTGGGCAGTTGTGTAGGCGTTTTGTAACACTTGGCAAACGTTTTGGACAAGTGGTAGCGGACAATATCAGATAAACTCGAGTAACTACTACTGGAACCGCCACCTGTCAAGCCCAACTGCTTTGTCTGGataattctcattgattgcaaagagTATAATTATTGGGAGAAAGActgtttggtacaataattgcaTCTGCTGGatagaacaatcgaaacgtgTTGTTTGAACTGTTGcatgatttaaaagatttgagttgcatcgtTATCACCAACTATAGTTCTTGGTAAATGGACGAGCGTTTGGTCCTACAAAGTTATATAACGATgatataattatgttttaaaataagtggtttcatcaataaatttatataattatgatataattgtattttaaaataaaaattcaagaaattaattaaaagttAGTTAGTATTAGAGACTCGATTTTAATTAATGGTGTAGAAAGATAGAGACACAACGAGAAATGCTACAAATATAAATTAGAGAATTCCAGTTTTGAAAAATATCCGAACAATTGACCCCACATGCAAACTAAGTAATTTTGTGATTTGGCCATTGAATTTAGAAATATCAAACTCTACAATACATATTAATTGAACACCATCTCAAACAATTGGTTGCATTgtcatatatatgtttaaataaatgtgatatatttaaatttgttaGGATAATATGGaacttatattaaaaaatgagtatgtctcttgtgagacgggtcaatcataccgatattcacaataaaaagtaatactcttagcataaaaagtaatacttttttcatggatgacccaaataagagattcatctcacaaaatacgacccgtgagaccgtctcacacaaatttttgtcttaaaaaatatattgggTCCATTTGATAAAAAGTAATCTAACTTTTATATTATAGATATAATATTGGCTTATAGATccttatttgaaataaatattatttaattttcagatTTAAAATTATATCACATTAAAAGTTTTGGCTAGTTCAATTTTGAACCAATTGGATATAATTAATTGCTCAACtcaaaaaatttgaagtttattttgaatcaaataaGTTATTTCGAATATTTGATTATTGCGAAAAATGACACAACATGAGCCAAACAAAAAAGACTACATAATTTtcatagaaaaaaattaaaattttgaattatttgtgtCAAGTTTTCGTGTTCGGTCGGTTATTTTGGTTTAACATATTTTCGAGAACTGAATAAGAAGTCCAAAAAAGTTTAAAGCCCATTAGCTAAATTAACAGTAAACTAATATGGGCTTGATAGCAAGAAAATAGTTCACAAGACAGCAGCCAGAAACCCTATTCTCTCCATCCACCAGCTCGCCATTTTCCCCAATCACACCTCTTATAGAGAGGAAACAATGGTGTCGGGTTCAGGTATCTGTGTGAAGAGGGTGGTGGTGGACGCGAGGCACCACATGCTTGGCCGTCTGGCCTCCATTCTAGCCAAAGAACTTTTAAATGGGCAGAAGGTGGTTGTGGTTCGCTCTGAGGAGATCTGCCTATCTGGTGGGCTTGTGCGACAGAAGATGAAGTATCTGAGATTCCTCCGGAAGCGTATGAACACCAAGCCATCTCATGGACCCATTCATTTCAGGGCTCCGTCCAAGATACTGTGGCGTACGATTCGTGGGTATGGTTTAATGCTTTTTATTTCTGGAATTTCTAGCGTAGTTATTTCGTTTAAAGTATGTATTTTTGGTGTTTTATTGTGGGTTTGGCTTGAAAACGTGTTTGATTGAGATGGGTGTTTTTGGTACATGACCTGCTTGATGATTCGATTATCTGAGGTATATGAAGCTGGAGGAATGTGTTTGGATGTTAAAGCAGACACGTTTGATGATGATGTAACGCAAAATTTAGTCGTATATCGGTCCATTCACTTTTAGTCTTTGTGCTTTAGACATTTAAGCTGGTTTTTTGCGCAAAAGTTTGAGCTTTCAGTTTTCGTGAACTGAAGCTTTGGTTGTGATGGGACAGGGAAGGTAATGTTCTCAGTTTACTTTCATTCCTTATTTGTGTGCTTGTAGAATATGTGATATCTATTTCATACTTTTTATGGTTAGattgattataattttatttagtgtTTGCCTTTTCATTTGCTCTTTGGTTAGATTGAGAGTGCATTGCTAGAAGTTGAAGGCTAGGGGTTTTTTCTTAGTTTATTACAAAACAGCCTCAGATTTGCTCAATATGTGTGAATTTGTTGTTTTACTTTTATAACGATCCACCGTGATTCTTCATTTCCTGTCTTTTTGAAAAAACATAATTGGTGAACCTATCCAAATTGTTTACCAAAAAGTTATTAAAACAATATTCGGTCCACGGATTctgccaactttttaaaattatgttatgtagtcAACCTATCCATTGGATCTGGTTCACCACCAACAGTaatgacaaaaaataaatatcggGCAGcccggttttttttttttttattgaaaaaaaaactttgattttctcCTACAAATACCCTCCTCCACCCAGGCTGCCCGCAAGCTGGATGCAGCTGCCCCCTTGTCATTATTATTTATGGTGAAATGATCCAATGGATTGATTAAcgacaaataatttaaaaaactgGTATAAACCACCAACCACGTGTATTTTTGGTGAACCGTTCCATGGATCCATTCACCAATtttgttttcaacaaaaaataagaAATGCAGAATTCGCCACGGGGCACGGGCCGCGATGGATTATTGTATAAAAGCAAATGCCCTATGATTGCTAACTGGAAATTAAGGTGCAAACAGGTGGATATTACCCCCTTGCTAGAGTCCATGGCTAGTATTTGGCCACATGAGTCAGATCAACGATGATCTGACCCATGTGACCAGATCCTGACCATTGATGCTAGCGGGTGGATATTAACATCGACCAATTACCTACCTGCTAACATCAACCTTACCTTGCTAAATATAGCAAATATGTGTTGTTTttctaataattaattatattaaaaaatctgAAGGCTGTACTGTTGCAAATTTATTTGAACAGTAATGGTATGTAGAATTTTGAATGTGATCTTGACAACTCTGCATCTCAGATCATTGTGCATTTTGGCATGTAGAAAAATGGTCTGCCTTTTCAATTCATTAAACAGAGGATAAGTGTAAAGTCTCCAAGCTACTAATACTGGAAATGAGTATTCTATTTGTGAGTTGCATTGGGGGCTACAAGGTTGCTTAATATTTCTATGATACATCGTCATGATTTAAATTCACCCTTATGCcatatattgaattttatatttaggaTGATTCCACACAAGACTAAGCGAGGAGCTGCTGCACTTGCTCGTTTGAAGGTGTTTGAGGGTATTCCTCCACCTTATGACAAGATCAAGAGGATGGTTATTCCTGATGCTCTCAAGTGAGTTACTTTGACAACCTTTTTCAGTTGTTTAAGTGTTCGTTAGTTATTGAGTCATGTGTAAGCATCTTTCTAAGCTACTGGCCTGTGTGATAACCAGGGTGCTGAGGCTTCAGGCTGGGCACAAATATTGCTTGTTGGGCAGGCTCTCATCAGAGGTTGGATGGAACCACTATGATATTATCAGGGTGAGTTACATTTAATTTTTGTACGCTGCTGTATACGTTGACTTAAAATTATGTGTCTGTTTACATGCGTAATATTATAGTTGCCAAATTGCATTTATCACATTTAGACCTTTTATTCTATCGGTCACTTTATCTTTCAGCTCACCGTCTGAAACTCTCATTTTCGCAATATTTAAGAATGTGGCCAATATTTTAATGTTACCCTTTCAAGGTTTTTTCTATTATGCTGGTCTCACAGTAAACTTAAACCCCCAAGACTCGTGTTTAGGTACAATACTTGGCAAGATGTAGCTCTTTTTCCTGGGGTGCAACCAGTGTTCTAAAAATCGACCTAGGTGGACTTAGACGGCCCTAGATGaccgaaaataaaaaaaaatttgggctgtttttttttaaaaaaagttttttttggtTAAAAGCCCAATTAGAAAAAatgaaaagtaatttttttacaaGCCCTAAACCAAAGtccaacaaaaaaatattatttgttggCTTGCCCTATTACACCAAAATTTATCTTATTATGTTGATACTCTGGAATCCACGAAGCGGCGCCCTAGGCACTGGTCTGGCATCCAACTGACATATAGCGAATTTTAGAATCTTGGGTGCAACCCTCGTTAGGGAGGGACTTATGCTCATTAAAAGGC comes from Primulina huaijiensis isolate GDHJ02 chromosome 2, ASM1229523v2, whole genome shotgun sequence and encodes:
- the LOC140963835 gene encoding large ribosomal subunit protein uL13w-like, which encodes MVSGSGICVKRVVVDARHHMLGRLASILAKELLNGQKVVVVRSEEICLSGGLVRQKMKYLRFLRKRMNTKPSHGPIHFRAPSKILWRTIRGMIPHKTKRGAAALARLKVFEGIPPPYDKIKRMVIPDALKVLRLQAGHKYCLLGRLSSEVGWNHYDIIRELEKKRKDRAQATYDRKKQLTKLRVRAEKTAEEKLGAQLDIISPIQY